From Hirundo rustica isolate bHirRus1 chromosome 1, bHirRus1.pri.v3, whole genome shotgun sequence, a single genomic window includes:
- the SLC25A32 gene encoding mitochondrial folate transporter/carrier produces MGAAGPACAAREPLARESPVRSVLRHVRLENLAAGMSGGVLSTLALHPLDLVKIRFAVSDGLELRPKYNGILHCMATVWKHEGLRGLYQGVTPNMVGAGASWGLYFFFYNAIKAYKKEGKMESLSASEHLVSAAEAGAMTLCITNPIWVTKTRLVLQYNAGMDPSKRQYRGMFDALIKIYKTEGIRGLYKGFVPGLFGTSHGALQFMAYEDLKERYNKYRNRVSDTKLNTVEYIMMAAVSKIFAVAATYPYQVVRARLQDQHNTYSGVFDVIRRTWRKEGVHGFYKGIIPNVIRVTPACCITFVVYENVSGFLLGFRKENN; encoded by the exons ATGGGCGCCGCGGGCCCCGCGTGCGCGGCGCGCGAGCCGCTGGCGCGGGAGTCGCCGGTGCGCTCCGTGCTGCGGCACGTGCGGCTGGAGAACCTGGCGGCCGGAATGAGCGGCGGCGTCCTGTCCACCCTGGCGCTGCACCCGCTGGACCTCGTCAAGATCCGCTTCGCAG TGAGCGATGGATTGGAGCTGAGGCCAAAGTACAATGGGATTCTCCACTGTATGGCCACGGTCTGGAAGCACGAAGGACTTCGAGGCCTGTATCAAGGGGTAACTCCAAACATGGTGGGAGCAGGGGCTTCCTGGGGACTTTACTTTTTCTT TTACAATGCCATCAAAGCTTAtaagaaggaagggaagatggAAAGTCTCAGTGCAAGCGAACACCTAGTGTCAGCTGCAGAAGCTG GAGCCATGACTCTCTGCATTACAAACCCAATATGGGTGACCAAGACTCGGCTTGTGCTACAATACAACGCTGGCATGGATCCCTCCAAGCGGCAGTACAGAGGAATGTTTGATGCACTTATAAAGATATACAAGACAGAAGGCATACGTGGCTTATATAAG GGATTTGTGCCTGGTCTGTTTGGAACATCACATGGAGCGCTTCAGTTCATGGCCTATGAGGATTTGAAAGAGAGATACAACAAGTATAGAAACAGAGTATCAGATACAAAATTG aACACTGTGGAATACATAATGATGGCAGCTGTATCCAAAATATTTGCTGTGGCAGCAACATATCCCTATCAAGTTGTGCGAGCTCGTCTCCAAGACCAGCATAACACATATTCTGGGGTGTTTGATGTGATCCGCAGGACATGGAG gAAAGAAGGTGTTCATGGATTTTACAAAGGAATTATACCTAATGTGATCAGAGTGACTCCTGCCTGCTGTATTACATTTGTAGTTTATGAAAATGTGTCTGGCTTTTTACTTggtttcagaaaagaaaataattaa
- the CTHRC1 gene encoding collagen triple helix repeat-containing protein 1, translated as MCLQGPSGVPGRDGNPGANGIPGTPGIPGRDGLKGEKGECMRESIEESWTPNFKQCSWSALNYGIDLGKIAECTFTKMRSNSALRVLFSGSLRLKCRNACCQRWYFTFNGAECAGPLPIEAIIYLDQGSPELNSTINIHRTSSVEGLCEGINAGLVDIAIWVGTCSDYPRGDASTGWNSVSRIIIEELPK; from the exons ATGTGCTTACAAGGCCCCAGTGGTGTTCCTGGACGGGATGGAAACCCAGGAGCCAATGGGAtccctgggacacctgggatcCCAGGACGGGATGGGCTGAAAGGGGAGAAGGGCGAGTGCATGCGTGAGAGCATCGAGGAGTCCTGGACACCCAACTTCAAGCAGTGTTCGTGGAGCGCGCTTAATTATGGCATCGACCTGGGCAAGATCGCG GAATGCACGTTTACCAAGATGCGCTCGAACAGCGCTCTCCGCGTGCTCTTCAGCGGCTCACTTCGGCTCAAGTGCAGGAACGCCTGCTGTCAGCGCTGGTACTTCACCTTCAACGGGGCAGAGTGTGCTGGGCCACTGCCCATTGAAGCCATAATATACTTAGATCAAGGAAGCCCAGAGCTGAATTCTACTATTAACATACACAGAACTTCTTCAG TGGAAGGTCTGTGCGAAGGGATCAACGCTGGCTTGGTGGATATCGCCATCTGGGTTGGGACGTGCTCAGATTATCCCAGGGGAGATGCTTCTACTGGATGGAATTCAGTCTCCCGAATTATCATTGAAGAACTGCCAAAATAA